One genomic window of Deltaproteobacteria bacterium includes the following:
- a CDS encoding NAD+ synthase — protein MKIGLLQLNYTVGDFQCNIERIREAVQNAADNGAELCIGSELAVWGYPARDLLLNPGLVDAAWQMTHALAKDLEGLPPTIIGIAEPNPQADGKPLFNSAVLLHQGKIERTFRKSLLPTYDVFDEARYFEPGSNNEIWEYKGQRIGVTVCEDAWNDQDVEHDQRYATDPIEKLSLNTPDLIINLSGSPFVLGKHTKRREIFSAIAKKYKVPCVFVNQVGGHDDLIFDGRSMLIAANGELIAQAADFEEEVLVVDSSQPAHAPTMDPSEEEEAWKALVLGVRDYARKTGFKKALLGLSGGIDSALTAAIAVDALGAENVTGVLMPSPYSSQHSLDDAYALGKLLGMPTKTIPIAGLMGSFDDALQEHFEGHSADTTEENIQSRIRGNLLMAMSNKYRSLLLTTGNKSELSVGYCTIYGDMSGGLAVISDLPKTLVFKICRWVNEAKGPTIPQNTIDKPPSAELRPDQKDTDSLPDYDVLDDMLERYVEKHQTKQDLIEAGFKKDEVERVTRLLKIAEFKRRQAAPGLKVTDRAFGTGWRMPIASKIFSGNPKD, from the coding sequence ATGAAGATTGGTTTATTACAGCTCAACTACACCGTTGGGGATTTCCAATGTAACATTGAGCGAATTCGTGAAGCTGTTCAAAACGCGGCAGATAACGGCGCTGAACTTTGTATCGGCTCCGAACTTGCCGTCTGGGGCTACCCTGCCCGCGATCTTCTTTTGAACCCCGGCCTTGTTGACGCAGCATGGCAAATGACCCACGCACTGGCCAAAGACCTTGAAGGCCTACCACCCACGATAATCGGCATCGCTGAGCCCAACCCACAAGCTGATGGCAAACCTCTTTTCAATTCCGCCGTCCTTCTTCATCAAGGTAAAATCGAACGCACCTTCCGCAAGTCGCTTCTTCCTACCTACGACGTCTTCGACGAAGCACGCTACTTTGAACCAGGAAGCAACAATGAGATTTGGGAATACAAGGGCCAACGCATCGGTGTTACGGTTTGCGAGGACGCCTGGAATGACCAAGACGTTGAGCACGACCAACGCTACGCGACTGACCCCATTGAAAAGCTAAGCCTCAACACACCGGACCTCATCATCAATCTTTCCGGGTCTCCATTTGTGCTGGGCAAGCATACCAAGCGAAGAGAAATTTTTAGCGCCATCGCTAAGAAATACAAAGTCCCATGTGTGTTTGTGAATCAGGTGGGTGGTCATGACGACCTCATCTTTGATGGACGCAGTATGCTCATCGCAGCCAACGGGGAACTCATCGCACAGGCCGCCGACTTTGAAGAGGAAGTTTTGGTCGTAGATTCTAGCCAGCCCGCTCATGCTCCAACCATGGACCCATCAGAAGAAGAAGAAGCATGGAAGGCCCTGGTTTTAGGCGTGCGCGACTATGCACGTAAAACAGGCTTTAAAAAAGCGCTTCTCGGATTGTCCGGAGGCATCGACTCTGCGCTCACCGCTGCTATTGCGGTCGACGCCCTGGGAGCCGAGAACGTGACCGGTGTTTTGATGCCTTCACCCTATTCAAGTCAGCACAGCCTTGATGACGCTTATGCGCTTGGAAAGCTCTTGGGCATGCCGACCAAAACGATTCCCATTGCCGGACTGATGGGCTCTTTTGATGACGCCCTTCAAGAACACTTCGAAGGGCACTCAGCCGACACCACTGAAGAGAATATCCAGTCACGTATCCGTGGTAATCTCCTGATGGCCATGTCGAACAAGTACCGTTCACTTCTACTCACCACCGGCAATAAAAGTGAACTCTCCGTCGGCTACTGCACTATATACGGAGATATGTCGGGCGGCTTGGCTGTTATTTCAGACCTCCCCAAAACGCTCGTCTTCAAGATTTGCCGCTGGGTGAACGAGGCCAAAGGGCCAACCATTCCGCAAAACACCATCGATAAGCCACCCTCGGCTGAACTTCGTCCCGACCAAAAAGATACCGACAGCCTCCCTGACTATGATGTTCTGGATGATATGCTTGAGCGCTACGTTGAAAAACACCAGACCAAGCAAGATCTGATTGAAGCTGGCTTCAAGAAAGATGAAGTCGAGCGCGTTACGCGGCTATTGAAGATAGCAGAATTTAAAAGACGCCAAGCCGCTCCCGGCCTCAAGGTTACCGACCGAGCTTTTGGAACCGGCTGGCGTATGCCTATTGCCTCAAAAATATTCTCCGGGAATCCAAAAGACTAA